The nucleotide sequence CTGTTTAGAGACAATTTCGTTCtgtcacaaaaatattttctagctTTGCTGCTCCGGCACATCGATCCTGAGTACTCTAACTTTCGATTTGTAATGATATTCCTTCAGATACAGCTTCACTGACGGAGGAATAGGAAGTGCATCGATACCATCGTAAGTCGTACAGTTGCAAATAACTGTTCTACATATATgctgaagggaaaagggaaaagtcCTGTTCAACGGAGTGGACAAAAGCGGTTCGAAGAACATACAGGAGCTTGGATCTTTATAGTGCTCTAGGAGTCCCGTGATGTCAGGAGAGTGGAAGACACAAGGATCGTGGGCATCAAAGCTGAAGTTATGATTCCACTGCTCTATCCGCGCGTGGAGAGAACGGCTGTAGCGCCTGAAGCTCACAGAGAACAAATAGTCTTCCTGGGCAGAATCTCGTAACAAAAACGTTCCCTCTGGCTTTCCTTCTAGCAGGGCTTCAGCTGCATACTTATCCATGACTCCCCAGTAGCAGGGGTTGTTGTTGATCTGAAGGAGGTCTGGGACCAGGCAGTGCACGTAATCGATCTGCGTATGGTATTTGGGAGGCGTTTCCATCCGCAGCAGCTCATCGTCGGTTTCCCATTTgggcttgtttctttttctagagCTCGTGCACAGCGTTATAACTTCATCGTCGGAGTCCATGTCGCTGTCATCTTTACTGCTCCTTACCACCTTCCCTGCCGCCAGCTCAGACCTCGAGTCCCGCCTGGAGGAAACGCCATCGCTAAGGTCAGAGGCCGGGGAGGGAGCCGACGGGGGATCGGACTCTATCTCGTTGTCTCGCAggtcctcctccttttcctcattctgGGATAAGTCAGCAATCGTCCAGTCTTCTGCTTTTTGGTTTATAGGGGCTGTGTGCCTTTTAATCAAGTGCCAGCGAAAAGCAAGCTCCGAGCGTGGAGGAAAAGGACACTTATCTAGCATTAATTCGCTGatatgaatttttcttttggacTGAAGTCCTGAGGCGTGCCGACTGGTGCAATTTTTTATGGGAaagcactgccccacagcatcTTGCAACTTTTGTTTGAGAGAGCGGCCTAAAAACCTGTGTCCACACGAACGATCTAGATCCAGCTCGATAGAGGAGCAGCTATGCTTTCTCTCTTGGCTCCTTAAATTAGGCCCTGACCTTCCCGCAGCGTTTGCTGTCTCGGCATCAGAACAGTGCTCAGTCTTTTTAGACCAGGAGAGTTTCTTTCCGCTCCAGACGTAACCATCCTTTCTGTCCGCGCTCCTGCTCCGGCTGCTCTTAGGTCtcacatctgcatttttaatattattgtccttattttctgccatttcGATTGCTTTGCTCCCCAAGCTTCCAGAAAGTGCCGTTTTTTTCTTGCGGGGTTTCCTCCCCAAGGAAGCTCCTTTGCGGTGCTTTCTGAAAGTATCTGAGGACAAAGAGAAGACAGCTAAGTTAATAGCTTTGCATGCACACAACACAAGATGAACGCCTGTGTATGCACGACAACAGCGACAATTAATTGTTAAGACACCTAGAAAAAACCATCAAGCTGTATTCTTGAGAGCCCTCCACAAATCCTGGCCTGATCCCAGACAAGGATCTTAATTCCTCCTCGTAGAAAGCATCCTCCAGAATAAACAGTCTGATGAGTTTTTTAGAGTTCCTATTCCCACTACgcagcagagcagaaagttCGAGGTGCTGGCAATCCTCTTTTGCTAGGGTCCACTTCAAGATGAAGCACTTCACATGGCAGGTGACACtgcttgttgtttttcaagCTAATTCTGCATCTCTTCCAAATAACCTTTCAAGAGGAAACAAGCCAGAGCAGAAACAAGTAGGTCAGAGTACAAAGAGCTACTGTACCTAGACGATATGCCTGTTTGCTACTAATCCACAGAGTGGGATGCCAGAGAGCTTCTTCTTAACTGACACTTTTGGGTCActttctggattaaaaaaataaattatatcaGTCACAGATTCCGTcaatttctgaaagctgttctcCTTTGCCTTTGCAAACGGAGCTAGAAAATACCGAGCCCCTAAGGGATTGAAATATCTGGGGCTTTACATACTGAAAAGGATTAAAACAAATCCAGTCCCTTactaaaagcaattttaaaaggCCATGAAAGATGGAACTGCTTATTACTCATTAGAGAAGAAAGTTTACGTTATTAAAATCGCTGCTGCTTTGAGACCCACGGTTGCTGGtttcattctcttttgttttcaaaagcgCAGTGAATTCTCAACTAGATAAGAGATTTCCTTTTGAATGTTGCGCTTTGAAGAACGAAAATTCCTCTTTTGATTGCCCAGTTGCAAGTagagcagagattttttttttttttttaaaggtacaTAGACAGCAATATGCTATGGATGGCGAACACTCCTGAGGCACGGCAGGGTGCAGAAATGCTTTCCATCATGCACCATGATGCCTGTGCACCAAAACGAGATTCAGCGCCTGCAGTCCTCTGTTGGCTTTTTAAACTAATTGACGTGGTAAATattaagcaggaaaaagaaaagggcatCCACTTCCTCTCTCCATTCAATTCGTTCTCATCATCAGGATTAGCCAGCATGACACAACCTCCCTGCAGTCCCCCAGGGGCTGAGCAGGCTGAGGTCTTGCCTCTGCTTTCAGTAAAGAGAAAGCCTGCTGTGCCAGAGGCTCGCATGCAATCTGTGGAGCAAATGCAACCCAGATGTAACTTTCGCTGAGAATTTCTGACATTGTGTTCATTGTTTACGATCCACAAAGCTGGGGGGGAtgcagagggaaggggagggaaaggtGGAGCAACGTGAGGAGATGAAGAAACGTGGAATGAGggtaagagagagaaaacactgaaagtgTGTGGAAAAAAACCCTGGTGTTAGAGCCAGCTAGATGAACAATAC is from Numida meleagris isolate 19003 breed g44 Domestic line chromosome 6, NumMel1.0, whole genome shotgun sequence and encodes:
- the SOCS4 gene encoding suppressor of cytokine signaling 4 isoform X2 codes for the protein MNTFRKHRKGASLGRKPRKKKTALSGSLGSKAIEMAENKDNNIKNADVRPKSSRSRSADRKDGYVWSGKKLSWSKKTEHCSDAETANAAGRSGPNLRSQERKHSCSSIELDLDRSCGHRFLGRSLKQKLQDAVGQCFPIKNCTSRHASGLQSKRKIHISELMLDKCPFPPRSELAFRWHLIKRHTAPINQKAEDWTIADLSQNEEKEEDLRDNEIESDPPSAPSPASDLSDGVSSRRDSRSELAAGKVVRSSKDDSDMDSDDEVITLCTSSRKRNKPKWETDDELLRMETPPKYHTQIDYVHCLVPDLLQINNNPCYWGVMDKYAAEALLEGKPEGTFLLRDSAQEDYLFSVSFRRYSRSLHARIEQWNHNFSFDAHDPCVFHSPDITGLLEHYKDPSSCMFFEPLLSTPLNRTFPFSLQHICRTVICNCTTYDGIDALPIPPSVKLYLKEYHYKSKVRVLRIDVPEQQS
- the SOCS4 gene encoding suppressor of cytokine signaling 4 isoform X1 yields the protein MSKAALPNTFRKHRKGASLGRKPRKKKTALSGSLGSKAIEMAENKDNNIKNADVRPKSSRSRSADRKDGYVWSGKKLSWSKKTEHCSDAETANAAGRSGPNLRSQERKHSCSSIELDLDRSCGHRFLGRSLKQKLQDAVGQCFPIKNCTSRHASGLQSKRKIHISELMLDKCPFPPRSELAFRWHLIKRHTAPINQKAEDWTIADLSQNEEKEEDLRDNEIESDPPSAPSPASDLSDGVSSRRDSRSELAAGKVVRSSKDDSDMDSDDEVITLCTSSRKRNKPKWETDDELLRMETPPKYHTQIDYVHCLVPDLLQINNNPCYWGVMDKYAAEALLEGKPEGTFLLRDSAQEDYLFSVSFRRYSRSLHARIEQWNHNFSFDAHDPCVFHSPDITGLLEHYKDPSSCMFFEPLLSTPLNRTFPFSLQHICRTVICNCTTYDGIDALPIPPSVKLYLKEYHYKSKVRVLRIDVPEQQS
- the SOCS4 gene encoding suppressor of cytokine signaling 4 isoform X3; the encoded protein is MAENKDNNIKNADVRPKSSRSRSADRKDGYVWSGKKLSWSKKTEHCSDAETANAAGRSGPNLRSQERKHSCSSIELDLDRSCGHRFLGRSLKQKLQDAVGQCFPIKNCTSRHASGLQSKRKIHISELMLDKCPFPPRSELAFRWHLIKRHTAPINQKAEDWTIADLSQNEEKEEDLRDNEIESDPPSAPSPASDLSDGVSSRRDSRSELAAGKVVRSSKDDSDMDSDDEVITLCTSSRKRNKPKWETDDELLRMETPPKYHTQIDYVHCLVPDLLQINNNPCYWGVMDKYAAEALLEGKPEGTFLLRDSAQEDYLFSVSFRRYSRSLHARIEQWNHNFSFDAHDPCVFHSPDITGLLEHYKDPSSCMFFEPLLSTPLNRTFPFSLQHICRTVICNCTTYDGIDALPIPPSVKLYLKEYHYKSKVRVLRIDVPEQQS